DNA from Algisphaera agarilytica:
CCGAAGAGATCGCCGCCGCCGTGGCCTTCCTCGCCTCCGACGGCGCCAGCTACGTCACCGGCCAGGTCCTCGCCGTCGACGGCGGCATGACCATGAGCTAAGGCCGTCCCCCACCCCCCTCGGCTGGCACAAATCCGCCCGTAAAGCTATATTTCTGATCTGTTAATCGCGGCCTGCACCGCTGCACCTACACCTGACCCCCGGAACACCCGGGACCCCGACACCCCCGGAATCCCGGACATCAATTAGGAGCCGACACCATGGACGAATCTGAAATCAAAGAGAAGGTCATCGCGATCGTCGCCGAGCAAATGGGCGTCGAAAAGGGCGAGATCTCCCTCGAGACCAACTTCGTGAACGACCTCAACGCCGACAGCCTCGACACCGTCGAGCTCGTCATGGAATTCGAAGACGAATTCGAAACCTCCATCCCCGATGAAGAAGCCGAGAAGATCCAAACCGTGGGTCAGGCCGTCGACTTCATCAAGGAAAACATGGACAAGTAATCCAGCCTCGGCTGGCTCACCCCCTCGGCCCGCCCCGCGGTGATGATGTGTTCGGCATCGGGTTCAAGGTCGCACGGCTACAATGTGAGCCTCGGCCCCGCCCCGCCGACCGCCCCACCACCCGGGGCGGTTTGTATCTGGCAATGTCCGCCCGGCTCCACGGTTGCAACCCAACCCAATACGAACCGAGGCACCCCCGCTTCCCTTTCCCCTGAATGCTTATGAGCGATCGACGTGTAGTCATCACCGGGCTCGGCTGGGTCACCAGCATGGGCAACGACGTCAACGACGTCTGGCAGCAACTCCTGAACGGCACCAGCGGCATCAAGACCGTCACCCGTTTCGACACCACCGAATACCCCGTGAAGTTCGGCGGCGAGTGCACCGAATGGGACGGCCCACCGCAAATGGACCCGCCCAACCGCAAGCAAGCGACCAAGAAGATGGACCGCTTCGCCCAGTTCGCCGTCAGCGCTGCCATCGACGCGGTCAACGACGCCGGCATCGACTTCGCCAGCGAAAACCCCTGGCGCTGCGGCTCGATCATCGGCACCGGCATCGGCGGCATGGAAGAGTTCTGCGGCGGCTACCGCAAGCTCATCGCCAAGGGCCCGTCACGCGTCAGCCCGTTCATGGTGCCCAAGCTCATGTGCAACGCCGGCTCGGGCAACGTCTCGATCCACTTCGGCATCAAGGGCCCCAACTCCGCCGTCGCCTCCGCCTGCGCCTCCGCCGCCCACGCCATCGGTGAGGCCGTCGAGTGCATCCGCCACGACGCCGCCGACGTCATGATCACCGGCGGCTCCGAAGCCGCGCTCAACGACCTGGGCATGGCCTGCTTCGTCGCTCTCAAAGCCCTCTCGAAACGCAACGACGCCATCACCGAGGCCTCCCGCCCCTGGGACGCCGACCGCGACGGCTTCGTCCTCTCCGAGGGTGCCGGCATCATCCTCCTCGAGGAATACGAACACGCCAAAGCCCGCGGCGCCAAGATCTACGGCGAGCTCAAGGGCTTCGGCCAATCCGCCGACGGCTCCCACATCACCGCCCCGCTCGAAGACGGCGCCGGTGCCTCCCACGCCATGAACCAGGCCCTCGCCGACGCCGGCCTGAGCCCCAGCGACATCGGCTACATCAACGCTCACGGCACCTCCACCGGCCTGGGCGACCTCGCCGAGACCCGCGCCATCCAAAAGTCCTTCGGCGAAGACACCAAGATACCCGTGTCCTCCACCAAGTCCATGACCGGCCACACCCTCGGCGCCTCCGGCGGCATCGAAGCCGTCATCCTCGCCAAGGTCCTTGAGACCGGCAAAGTCCCCCCCACCATCAACCTCCATAACCCCAGCGAAGGCTGCACCCTCGACTACGTCCCCAACGAAGCCCGCGACCTGGAAGTCACCCACGCCATGTCCAACAGCTTCGGCTTCGGCGGACACAACGTGAGCCTCGTGATGAGCAAGGTGTGAAGCAGGGAGTTGGGAGTAGGCAGTAGGGAGTAGGAAAACCAAACACAAACCAAAGCCCGCGGATGGCAACGCCTTCCGCGGGTTTTCGTTTGCCGAACTGTCAATATCAAGTTAAAGGGACTTCATTCTGCACAATACCCAAGGCATCAGAATCAACAAATCGTTGTGCCAAATGTTTAATCCCTTTCCGGGACAGGTAACTTGCCGCACGAGATTCAACAGGCTTTGGAAGTGAGAGAGCACTCGAGCAAACCGATAAATTATTCGAACATTCCTCCCAAGGCAGTTGCTCAATATTCTCCTTGTTCCAGCCAAAGCCAAGAACAAATATCCGCTTAGCCCATACAAACCAATTTCCAAGCTCTGAACTATCTTGGCGACTCCGTTCAGTCTCTGCGATAGTCCGAATACTCTCTGCAGACTTATTTATTGCATTCATCTGGTTGTAGGGGGAAGCGTGTCTTCGTATCCGCCCAAGCTCTTGAAGGTGACCGTAAACGTGATGAACGGGAAACGGTGAGAATTCTTCCTGGTCATCGATCCCGTATTCAGCTTTAAACTTGTAATCTTGAAATCGCTCAATAAGCGTGTCGTAATTGAATGTAACAAACCGCACCTGATTCTTCGCAACCAACTCATTCACGTTTCGGCAATCTTCAGACATACGGTTAAACAAATATTGCATCCAATCGCCTTTAATTGGACCTGCCGCAGCTATCATGCTCTCGCTCTCCAATTGCTTGCCAATTAGCACACCAGCGAGAATTTTTTTTGCGTACACACCGAATTTCTCGCCATTATCGCTCGAATACAAGAACTGATCGATTGAATCGCATTTAGAAGAACTGAACCTCTCAATCAGAGTGTCAACAGCTATGCGTTCTGGGTCTTCTCCCCAGATATCATGATTCCGCGAGCGTTTAAACACACTCCAGCCATTTTGTATGATCTGACCCCTCAGAGCCAGGGTCGATGGCATCGAATAAGGGATACTTGCGCCTGCACCAATGATAAATAGCGTGGGCTCTTCAATCATTTATGATTACCTTCCCAAGTAAAATACACCCCGAACACTCCCGGCGAATTATTAGAAGTTATACCTCGTTAATTCAGCATCGCCCAATGGGGAAGAAAACGCCGGGTGGCCGGGGCAGTATGCCTCGGAACGGTTGATCGGGATGTCGGGGCTTTCAGATTCCGGGGCATCGCGATGCTCTGCCCCGGCCACCCGAGGTGAGCGACACTTCGGTGCGCACGGCTGTTCACATTCAACTCCCTTCAATCCAAAAAATTTTCGCGTGCTACCCAACGGCCCTGCCGCGGTTTGCGAAATCCATCGCCGATTTGGTGCGCACATCTGTGACCTGGCACCCCCTATTGGAGGGGAGGATTTTTCGGCACCCCGCGGCGGCGGGACGGTTGCAGGCAAGGACCGTTCCGTGAGATGCGTGGGGAAGGCCGGGCTCGCGTTTTGAAGCGTGGGGGTTTCGGCGTTCGTCGGTGAGTCACCTTGCCGACAACAGACACGATGGACCGTGGCGTAATCGCGCGGCCACCCCCCGCACGCGGGTCGAGGACGTTGGCTTGAAGTGAACTTCGCGACACGGGCCGATGCGTGTGGCGGGGTTGAGCCGGGCGTTCGCTCTTTGGCAATTTGGGAATTGGGGGTTGGGGGCTTAGGGGCTTGGACTGCGTGATGAGCGTTGCTTGTAGGTCAGGCATGCTTGCCTGACGCCGGGCAATAGAGACTTCGCGTCAGGCAGGCATGCCTGACCTACGGGCTACGAGATCGTTGGGAATTCGTGGGGGTGTCGTCTTGCGGGAGATGGCGGGCCTATCATGGGGCATGTCGTCCACGGAAAATCCATTCTTCAGCACCACGCCGAGCGAGGCCCAGGGGTCGTCGGAGGTGGAGGCGTCGGGCGAGACGCCGGACAAACTCACGGCGATGGTTGAGATGGTGCGGGAGCTGTCGGCCCAGACCGACGCTCAGCAGATGGTCAGCGACTTCGGCGACCGCTTTCGGCGGATGTTTACCTACGAGGGGTTCATCGCGCTGAGTCGGCGGGGGTTGGAGTCGCCTTGGTATCGGATCACGCGGAGTTCGCTGTGGACGACGCCGATCAATCCGTGGAAGCAGAAGGACCAACTGCCCGTGCTCAACGGCGGGTTCCTGGGCGAGCTGTTGTACGGCGACGTGCCGGTGATCATCAACGACTTTCGGCCGAACCCCGACGACCCGGCGTACGAACACCTCAAAGACTTCCGTTCGCTGCAGGCGGTGCCGCACTACCACGAGGGCGTGGGCACGAACATGGCGATCAACTTCAGCACCCGGCCCGGTGCGTTTGACCTCGGCAAGCTGCCGGACAACGTGCTGACGCACAACCTGTTTGGGCGGACGACCAACAACATGGTCTTGTCGCAGCAGCTCAAGGAAGCCAACGATGCGTTGGACGCGGAGCTGAAGGTGGTGGGCGATATCCAGCGGTCGCTGCTGCCGCATACGCTGCCGACGATCGAGCACATGGAGTTGGCGGCGCACTACCACACCGCGACCCGCGCGGGCGGCGACTACTACGACCTGTTCCCGCTGGCGGATGGCAAGTGGGGCATCCTCGTCGCAGACGTGTCGGGCCACGGCACGCCGGCCGCGGTGGTGATGGCGGCGACGCACGCGATTGCCCACGCGTACACCGGGCCGGACGGACACGAGCCTTGTGCGCCGTGTGCGATGTTGAGTTACCTCAACTCCCGGCTGGTCGGCAAATACGACGCAGACACGGTGATGTTCGTCACGGCGTTCTACGCCATCTTCGACCCCGCGACGCGGACGCTGACGTATTCCGCGGCCGGCCACCCCCCGCCGAGGCTGTACCGGGACGGCGAGCTGACCGCGCTGGACCAGGTCGGCGGGCTGCCGTTGGGCATCATCGATCAGTCTGACTACCACTCGGCGACGGTCCAGCTCCAGCCGGGCGACCGGATCACGCTGTTCACCGACGGGATCACCGAGGCCTTCGACCCCAGCCGTAAGCAGTACGGCGAGGCACGCCTGGACGCGGTGCTGCAGCAGGCGGGCATGTCCCAGGCCAAGCCGGAGGACGCCATCCACGTCCTGCTGGACGACGTCCACGCCTTCGCCCACGGCATGCCCAATGACGACGATCAGACGATCCTGGCCCTGCAGGTCACCTGAGCCGGCCAACACCCCCGCCCGGCACCGGCATAGTCCGCAAATCTTGCCTCAACGCCCAGAAACGCCGATTTGAGGGGGTAAATCTGGCTTTCGCCGCAACGATGTGCAATAATATCCGTACAGGTTCGTAACCCCGCATAACCAAGGCCAAATCATGAGCTTTTCCTCCATCCAGACCACCCTCGCTCTCGGCATGCCCGGCCCCATGGAGTGGATCATCATCGGCATCATCGGCGTGCTGATCTTCGGCAAGCGCCTGCCCTCCGTCGGCAAGTCGCTGGGCCAAGGCATCGTCGAATTCAAGAAGGGCTTGTCGGGCGTCAAAGACGAGCTCGACGACGCCGTGAACGCCACCAAGAGCCTCGACGACCCCTCGTCCAGCAACGCCTCGACGATGGACACCCCCGAAACCAAGGCCGAGACCCCCAGCACCCCGCCCCACTCGGCTTGACCGACGCGTCGCCCTCGCTATGGTGTACGGCCGCCCCGAGTTGATCGCTCAACTCCATCACGGGCGATTAGCTCAGCTGGCTAGAGCGCACGCTTCACACGCGTGAGGTCACAGGTTCGAGTCCTGTATCGCCCACTCCACCGCACCCCTCTGCATCACGCGTTTGGGTGCGGTTTTTCTTTGGGTCTTGGGAACTCGCGCCCAGCCACCGCTAGCGATTCAATCCCAGGCGGGCCGTGAGGTCGAGAATCACGCGTTGGGCGAAGCCCAGGGCTTTGCGTTCTTCGAGCACCTGGCGAGCGGCCGCCGGGTCGTCGGTGATCAGGACATCGACGCCGCGGCTAATCAGAGACGACATCAACACCGGGTCGTTGACCGTCCACGCGTGGACTTCCTGGCCCCGCGTGTGAGCGCGGCGGATAAAGGTGCGGGTCGCCAAGCCGTGATGGACGGCGAAGAAATCCACGTCCGCCGTGCTCAGGTCGCCGAAGGTCTTGGCGGCGAGCAGGCCCACGGTCCAATCCGGCCGGAGCTCCCGCACCTTCTGTACCGCGGGGGCGTGCAACGACATGATGACGATTTGGTCCACCATCTGGTGGCGCTCGACCAAATCGATGACCCGCTGCTCGAGTTCGATATCGTGGCCGTAGTACTTCAGTTCGATGTTGACCCGGATTCGATCGCGGGCCGACTCCAAGACGTCACTCAGGGCCGGGACCGAGTTGACTCGGTTGGCTGCGATCCCGTCGCCCGTCAGGTTGACGGCTTGCAACTGCTCCAGCGTGCTGTCCCAGACCTTGGTTGCCGGCCCGCCAAACCGCAGCAGGTCCTGGTCGTGCACCACCGCCACGACGCCGTCGCGGGTCTCCTGCACGTCTAACTCGATGAAGTCGGCGCCGGCCTCGATCGCCAATTCAAAGGCCGCCATCGTGTTTTCGGTCGCCGCCAGGGAAGCGCCGCGGTGTGCCGTAATCGTCACGCGGTCTTCGAGGTTAACGCTCTGAACCGCCCACAGCCCGGTCACGCCGGCGACCAGCGCTGCGCCGACCGCCCACCACGCCACCCGCCGAGGCCGCAGCGTGAACCATCGAGTGGCCGCGGCTTCGCGTGGCTCCTGAACCACCTGGCCCGTGCCCCCCAGCGCGCGGTAGGTCCGCAACAGACAGACCGCCAGCGACATGCTGATCACCAGCGCGATCAGTAGTTGGCCGATGAACCAGA
Protein-coding regions in this window:
- a CDS encoding Sec-independent protein translocase subunit TatA/TatB; translated protein: MSFSSIQTTLALGMPGPMEWIIIGIIGVLIFGKRLPSVGKSLGQGIVEFKKGLSGVKDELDDAVNATKSLDDPSSSNASTMDTPETKAETPSTPPHSA
- the fabF gene encoding beta-ketoacyl-ACP synthase II; translated protein: MSDRRVVITGLGWVTSMGNDVNDVWQQLLNGTSGIKTVTRFDTTEYPVKFGGECTEWDGPPQMDPPNRKQATKKMDRFAQFAVSAAIDAVNDAGIDFASENPWRCGSIIGTGIGGMEEFCGGYRKLIAKGPSRVSPFMVPKLMCNAGSGNVSIHFGIKGPNSAVASACASAAHAIGEAVECIRHDAADVMITGGSEAALNDLGMACFVALKALSKRNDAITEASRPWDADRDGFVLSEGAGIILLEEYEHAKARGAKIYGELKGFGQSADGSHITAPLEDGAGASHAMNQALADAGLSPSDIGYINAHGTSTGLGDLAETRAIQKSFGEDTKIPVSSTKSMTGHTLGASGGIEAVILAKVLETGKVPPTINLHNPSEGCTLDYVPNEARDLEVTHAMSNSFGFGGHNVSLVMSKV
- a CDS encoding glycerophosphodiester phosphodiesterase family protein; translation: MPTEDTHISLSRSLSEIVRELRSNWLALLSVDLLIKALVLVVAAPLTALAWRLYLVWTGQPLLTDAEIAGFFLHPLGWVALLLLGGVGVATVGIGLGAMVRVVASPEGGGMAGGIAAVVAAVMHGSTLFRVSAAVIGALVVTAAPFLIGGLVAFQSLLTAYDINYYLAEKPPAFYAAAAIIGGLLLGMMLVWLWLALRWSMSLPLIMLDAAGPLESLRRSAAMTRDRQWWLLRWGGVWLLTIWIVSSVLTAITVFVTRVVLDAAGDSLWSVVLLSGTAMGIWFIGQLLIALVISMSLAVCLLRTYRALGGTGQVVQEPREAAATRWFTLRPRRVAWWAVGAALVAGVTGLWAVQSVNLEDRVTITAHRGASLAATENTMAAFELAIEAGADFIELDVQETRDGVVAVVHDQDLLRFGGPATKVWDSTLEQLQAVNLTGDGIAANRVNSVPALSDVLESARDRIRVNIELKYYGHDIELEQRVIDLVERHQMVDQIVIMSLHAPAVQKVRELRPDWTVGLLAAKTFGDLSTADVDFFAVHHGLATRTFIRRAHTRGQEVHAWTVNDPVLMSSLISRGVDVLITDDPAAARQVLEERKALGFAQRVILDLTARLGLNR
- a CDS encoding PP2C family protein-serine/threonine phosphatase, whose product is MSSTENPFFSTTPSEAQGSSEVEASGETPDKLTAMVEMVRELSAQTDAQQMVSDFGDRFRRMFTYEGFIALSRRGLESPWYRITRSSLWTTPINPWKQKDQLPVLNGGFLGELLYGDVPVIINDFRPNPDDPAYEHLKDFRSLQAVPHYHEGVGTNMAINFSTRPGAFDLGKLPDNVLTHNLFGRTTNNMVLSQQLKEANDALDAELKVVGDIQRSLLPHTLPTIEHMELAAHYHTATRAGGDYYDLFPLADGKWGILVADVSGHGTPAAVVMAATHAIAHAYTGPDGHEPCAPCAMLSYLNSRLVGKYDADTVMFVTAFYAIFDPATRTLTYSAAGHPPPRLYRDGELTALDQVGGLPLGIIDQSDYHSATVQLQPGDRITLFTDGITEAFDPSRKQYGEARLDAVLQQAGMSQAKPEDAIHVLLDDVHAFAHGMPNDDDQTILALQVT
- the acpP gene encoding acyl carrier protein; this translates as MDESEIKEKVIAIVAEQMGVEKGEISLETNFVNDLNADSLDTVELVMEFEDEFETSIPDEEAEKIQTVGQAVDFIKENMDK